The genome window CTGCCAACCGGCGAAGTCCCCCGAGATGACGAACGATACGCCGAGTCCAGCCAGGACAACCCAGTTGAAGGAACCCTGTTTCAAATGGGTCGATAGCTGTGTAGTGGTCTCAAGTGTTGCGGTCATAGTGAGACGGTAGGTGCGCTTTCTCTCTGTCCCGTTGCTGCCATGTTGCGGAAGCGTTGCTTTTCTGAGTTTGTGTTACGGCGGGGTAACACGGGGTGGGTGGTGGTGTTGGAGGACTTGACCCCGGCGACGGGAGATCGGCGTTCTCAAGAAAGCGCAGATTTTTACAGTGATTCCACAGGTTTGTTTTGTTGTTTATCCAGGTGGGCTTCGTAGGTTAAATCTCGTAAGCGAAACAGAGAACGTAGAAACAGAAAAGCGGCTCACGCTTTTCGCGACCTGAAAGTTTGGTGATTCATCTCGATCCTTGAGGGAGCAATGGGACAAAAGGAGTGCCGTACCTGCTGGGGAGCAAGGTGCGGCGCTCCTTTCATGTGTGCGAGGGGCGGTATGGCCGCTGTAAGGGGACTGCCCTACGAACACACTGTTGGCAGTTCGCGAGCGCACAGAGGGGTACGTCGCAAACAGGGGAAGTAGAGAAACTGAAGGCAGCTGGCCAGTATCGGATTTATAGTTTCTCTATGGGCAATAACGAGAGCGACTGCATCGTCATTTCCGATCATCGCTACTTAACGCCCGGCATGGTCAAAATGTGGAAAAGGTTAAGTGAGGACGAAAATACAGCATCACATCAAAGAGGCTGTGTATTTTCCCGAAGAGTACAACGACGGCTAACCGTTGAGCTTTGTGGAGGTCCAGGGCGGTGAGCTTATGGGCTTTTAGCCGCCATCCACACACCTTCTCGATAACCTGCGGCGACACCTCCATACTCTCTTCGGTTTTCTCAGTAACCACACAGGTTCGTTTTGTTGTTTGTCCAGGTACGCTTCGTAACTTGTGTCTTGTAAACGGAACAGAGAGGCATCAGCCCTTCTCACGACCTGAAAGTTTGGTGATTCATTTCGATCCTCGAGGGAGCAATGGGACAAAAGGAGCGCCGTACCTGCTGGGGAGCAAGGTACGGCGCTTCTTTCTTGTTGTTTTACCGTGCGTTACCTCGTGCAGCTTTTAGCTACAGGTCAGATGGCCACACTCATCCCAGTGGTCTTCATGCTTGTGGTGGAGGTGACCGTCATGCAGGTAGTCAACGTGGTCACCGTGAGGGATGGCAACGTGGCCGCAACCCGGACCGTGCTCGTGAGGGTGGTTCTCGTGGATCGTGTGTCCTTCAGTGGTGCATTCGTCCCAGTGGTCCTCGTGCTTGTGGTGGAGGTGACCGTCGTGTACATAGTCGACGTGGTCACCGTGAGGGATGGCAACGTGGCCGCAACCCGGACCATGCTCGTGGGTGTGATTCTCGTGAATGACGTGCTCAGCAGTCATAGTGCGCAACCTTCCTGTGCGTTTATCGACGCTACGGATACACTCCGCGCGTTACTCAACTCCGATCTTAACGACATTCACCACATATGGAAAATAGCTGGAAAAGGAATCACAGGATCTCTTATTGAAAACTGATTAGCGCCAAGTTAGAGTCCGATCCTCCGCCATACCCCTTTGTTAGACTCGCAACCTATGCCAATCATTCGCGTGAGCGCCGCAATCATCCGGAATCGTGACGGCGAGTTCTTACTCGTCCGCAAGAAAGGCACAACCGCATTTATGTTCCCTGGCGGCAAGCCCGAGCCAGGGCGAAACCCCAGATCAAACGCTCATTCGCGAACTCGATGAAGAACTAAACCTCCGCGTTGGAACAGAAGACCTGACCTTCGTCGGCACGTTCCGAACAAACGCTGCTAATGAGGCCAACACGCAACTACTTGCCGACGTTTTTACGCTCGACGGCTCGCTGCGCTGGGATAATAGCGCCGACGACGATAACGATGGCGACGACA of Corynebacterium kroppenstedtii DSM 44385 contains these proteins:
- a CDS encoding threonine dehydratase, which codes for MTAEHVIHENHTHEHGPGCGHVAIPHGDHVDYVHDGHLHHKHEDHWDECTTEGHTIHENHPHEHGPGCGHVAIPHGDHVDYLHDGHLHHKHEDHWDECGHLTCS
- a CDS encoding NUDIX domain-containing protein, which encodes MPIIRVSAAIIRNRDGEFLLVRKKGTTAFMFPGGKPEPGRNPRSNAHSRTR